DNA sequence from the Edaphobacter lichenicola genome:
ATCAGCAGGACGTTGTTCTGTGGGATGCGACGGATCGGATTGAGCGCACCGAAGAACCTGCGCGGCAAAGCTCCGTCTTGCCCCATTGCGAACAAGAGCCGTGCCGCTCCTAATTGTGACGCCATGCCGGAACCGATGGTTGCGATCAGTAGCGCACCGTTCATCAAAGCGAATAGGAAGGGGCCTCCGGCGCGCTGCGCGATTGCTACATAGGCGGTGTCAAGATCAGGGAAGGCGACGCCGCGTGGCCACACCAGTTGTGCCAGATAGACCTCGATGGATGCGAGAACACCGGTGATGAGGCAGGTGAGAATGATTGCGCGCGGAATAGTCCGGCCCGGATCGTGCGCCTCATCGCTCAGGGTCGAGATGCCGTCGAAGCCAATGTAGGTGAGCACCGCGATCGAGGTGCCACGAAAGACGGCGTGAGCAGAGAAGGTGCTTCTATCGTAGACAGGGTTCGTATAGAACGCGACGGATGACGTATGCAGATGGAAGATGTAGCGCACGGCGGCGACCACGAAAAGAATGATCACAACGCCTAACCCCGCTGCAACAGCAGTGTTGATACGCGCCGAGGTTTCGACGCCTCGCAGGTTGAGGATGGTGAAAAGTCCAGCGAAGAAAAGCACCCAGAGGATGTAAGGAACTTCGGGAATGAAGTTGATTGCGGCTTTACTGCTCCAGATCGTGCAGATCAAAGGGTTGAGAATGTAATCCATGGCCATGCACCAGCCGGTCATATAGCCGAGAGCCGGATGCAACTCTTCGCCCACGTAGGTGAATGCAGAACCGCCCTTGGGATAGGCGCGCGCCATGCGGCCGTAGCTGTATGCGGTAAACAGCATCGCGATCAGCGCGAACAGAATAGCCATCACTACGTGACCGCGCGACTCCTGGTAGATGACACCAAAGACCGGCATCGGTGCAGTCGGTTGAATCAGGATGATGCCGTAGAGGATGAGGTCGCGATAGCGCAGACTGCGTTTCAGCGTAACCGCCTGTCCATCGTGGTGCAGCTCAGTTGGCATCGTGCTCTTTACCTTTTATTGATCTTGCGTCGCCTTTGTGACTAACAAAGGCGATCCGGACTTCTCGGGAGTAACCTGAGAGCTGATGGTAACCGGCTCCAGATTCCACCCTTCTATCTTTACCTTCAATCCGGACTTCCCCTTCAACTCGACGCGGGAGAGGATGTCGGACGGCAGCAGCGCAGTCAAGTCACGCTCTTCGCCGGGCATTAGCTCGATGTAGTTATCGCTCCAGGTAATACGTGGCAGCTTCGCCCCTTGAACATCATCAAGCTCAGCTGCGATTTGAAAGGCCAGCGCCTTCGACGGATTCGAGACGTGCAGATGAACCATCGTCCCCGCGCTTCGAGCTGTCGCTGTGATGCGCGAAGGTGCCAGGCTCTGTAGAGCTGTCATGTCTTCCGATATCTTCGCCGGGGTGTGCGTGTAAGTAGTCTTTGCCCAGTCGAACTCCGTCAGCTTCGCCGGCACCCAGTAGAAGTTTCTGCTCTCCACCATATCCTTCGCGTTCTTCAACTCGAGTTGAACGAAGTACACGGTGGATGGAGTCTGGAAGACCTCTTGCGGGATGTCGAATGCCTTGATCGAGCTATCGGGTCCGACATCCAGAGGGGTAGATTTGCTGAACAACTCCTTCAAGTTGATGTCATACACATGAGCAACCGCGGTTAGACCGGGTGCGGCCTTGTAAATGCTGTTGACGACATAGACGCTGTGATCGTCATAGGAGTACTGCACATGCAGCAGCTCGCAGGCTTTCTTCGTTCCGTAGTATCCCCCCGCAGCATCGAGGTAGTAGTCGTAGAGGTGCCAGATGCTCGAGGGCCACGCGTTGTTGAGCATCCATTGAATCACGCCGGTTGAGTTGTACTTGTTGCGGCCATAGGCCTCGAACATGGCGCGTTCGCCATCGAAGGCCATAGACTGTGCAACCTGGTTATAGCGTGCCGCGGTCTTTGCTTCGCCATAAGTTGCGGACATGGCGTCGTTGAAGACGTGAATATCCTGGAAGCCTTCGCCGCCTGCGTGATATCCCCAGACAGCGTCCTGCGGCCACTGATGATCAGGCGGCAACATCTTCTTCAGACTCTGCAGAGAGGGAATTGCCGGTCCGGGGCTGGTCTCGGTGTTGAATCCATAGGCCCCGCCGTACTTCGTATCGACGAGCCAGTAGGAAGGCGCGACAAAATCGTACGGGCCAGTCATCTTGACCCCACTCGGACCGCTCACGGTAGTTGGTGCTGCGCTCGCCGACGACACGATGGCATTTGGCCAATGCGTCTGCTCGAGAACTTTCAGGTAGGCCGTTTCGACGTTCGCGGGCGGAGGATTGTCGCTTCCGTTGAACCACGCAATCAAGCTGGGATGGCTGCGGATGCGAAGGATCTGAGACGTCAGCGAAGCCGTGGCGACGTTCAATGTATCGGGGGTCCACTTGTCCCAGTGCTCCCAATGATCGCAGCAACACCAGCCCGCGATCACCAGAAAACCTTGCTCATCGGCCAGGTGAAAGAACTCGTCGGTCTCCATCTTGCCTTCCAGACGGATCGTATTCAGGTGCATGTCATGCACCATGCGAAACTCTTCGGCCACGCGTTCGGGCTGTTGACGCAGCAACATATCCTGCGACCAGCCTGCACCACGAATGAGAATGGGCCGCTGGTTGACGCGAAACAAGCGGTACCCCTTTGCAGTCAACTCGGAGTTAACCTCGCGTATGCCGAAGCGGCTGGTCTGCTCATCCGAAACCGAGCCATTCAGAAGGAA
Encoded proteins:
- a CDS encoding APC family permease — protein: MPTELHHDGQAVTLKRSLRYRDLILYGIILIQPTAPMPVFGVIYQESRGHVVMAILFALIAMLFTAYSYGRMARAYPKGGSAFTYVGEELHPALGYMTGWCMAMDYILNPLICTIWSSKAAINFIPEVPYILWVLFFAGLFTILNLRGVETSARINTAVAAGLGVVIILFVVAAVRYIFHLHTSSVAFYTNPVYDRSTFSAHAVFRGTSIAVLTYIGFDGISTLSDEAHDPGRTIPRAIILTCLITGVLASIEVYLAQLVWPRGVAFPDLDTAYVAIAQRAGGPFLFALMNGALLIATIGSGMASQLGAARLLFAMGQDGALPRRFFGALNPIRRIPQNNVLLIGAIVLVGAVAMSYQLGTELLNYGALLAFMGVNVASAVLAYRAYRADGTNPLFPIVLSLSGFLVCFFLWLNLGVTARWTGTVWATLGIALWLLRRHQMSGGTQLRTRS
- a CDS encoding glycoside hydrolase family 2 protein, giving the protein MTLRTRTTKCLIHRSRLIILGVWLAASHGPARAAAGNPPSAVLLKSGWAVQSDCKVHGVGAELSMSNAPTEGWYPASVPATVLAVQVAAGEFKDPFVGTNLRSIPGTSYPLGENFSNLDMPADSPYRCGWWYRKSFHVAASERGKTLWLRFGGINYRADIWLNGRKIADSDQVQGAYRTYEFDVTKAIKPGEENVLAVETFAPTPTDLGINWVDWNPCPPDKDMGLWGAVSLMTSGPVAVRSPIATTHFPDASLQTAELTVRAEVNNATDHPVEGRLEGTVAGIPISQSVRLAAGEERTISFAPSDFPQLRIEHPQIWWPVDQGAHPLQTLTLRFLLNGSVSDEQTSRFGIREVNSELTAKGYRLFRVNQRPILIRGAGWSQDMLLRQQPERVAEEFRMVHDMHLNTIRLEGKMETDEFFHLADEQGFLVIAGWCCCDHWEHWDKWTPDTLNVATASLTSQILRIRSHPSLIAWFNGSDNPPPANVETAYLKVLEQTHWPNAIVSSASAAPTTVSGPSGVKMTGPYDFVAPSYWLVDTKYGGAYGFNTETSPGPAIPSLQSLKKMLPPDHQWPQDAVWGYHAGGEGFQDIHVFNDAMSATYGEAKTAARYNQVAQSMAFDGERAMFEAYGRNKYNSTGVIQWMLNNAWPSSIWHLYDYYLDAAGGYYGTKKACELLHVQYSYDDHSVYVVNSIYKAAPGLTAVAHVYDINLKELFSKSTPLDVGPDSSIKAFDIPQEVFQTPSTVYFVQLELKNAKDMVESRNFYWVPAKLTEFDWAKTTYTHTPAKISEDMTALQSLAPSRITATARSAGTMVHLHVSNPSKALAFQIAAELDDVQGAKLPRITWSDNYIELMPGEERDLTALLPSDILSRVELKGKSGLKVKIEGWNLEPVTISSQVTPEKSGSPLLVTKATQDQ